The Halorarum halophilum genome contains the following window.
ATCCAGCACCTCGCGCGCGCGGGAGACGTCGGCGCGGCTCCGCCGGAGGTCGCCCTGGCGGGGGTCGGTGTGGACGATGTCCACGTCCTCGCCGCTCACGTCCCGCACCGTCTCGGCCAGCTCCCGGATGGTGACGCTCTCGCCCGTGCCCACGTTGACGGCCGTCCCGACCTCGTCCGTGCGGGCGGCGGCCAGGTTGGCGTCCACCACGTCGGAGACGTGCACGAAGTCGCGCGTCTGTTCGCCGTCGCCCTCGACCGTGAGCGGTCCGCCCGAGCGCGCCTGGTCGAGGAACGCACTGATGACGCCGCTGTACGGCCCGCTCGCCTGTCTGGGTCCGTAGATGTTGAAGTAGCGCAGCGCCACCGTCTCCAGCCCGTACAGGTCGTGGTACAGCCGCGCGTAGTGGTCGAGCGCCAGTTTGTCGAGGCCGTAGGGCGACCCCGGCGCCTTCGGGTGATCCTCGGCGACGGGGATCGACTCCGGCTCGCCGTAGATGGCGACGCTCGAGGCGAGGACGACCCGGGCGTCGGCCCGGCGTGCGGCCTCGAGGAGCTGCACCGTCGCCGTCGCGTTGCGGTCGTGGCTCTCGGTCGGGCGATCGACGGACTTCGGGACCGACACCAGTCCCGCCTCGTGGAAG
Protein-coding sequences here:
- a CDS encoding NAD-dependent epimerase/dehydratase family protein; the protein is MLVTGGAGFVGGHIADALVADNEVRVLDDLSTGRPRIVPDGATFIEGDVRDPDTLAEAMAGVDLVFHEAGLVSVPKSVDRPTESHDRNATATVQLLEAARRADARVVLASSVAIYGEPESIPVAEDHPKAPGSPYGLDKLALDHYARLYHDLYGLETVALRYFNIYGPRQASGPYSGVISAFLDQARSGGPLTVEGDGEQTRDFVHVSDVVDANLAAARTDEVGTAVNVGTGESVTIRELAETVRDVSGEDVDIVHTDPRQGDLRRSRADVSRAREVLDFEPTTSLRDGLADLVESTDPTAASDTTGSADATTNR